cactgcgccacccagggatccccgatatttttatttacttttgggaTTTAGTTATAGGGGGGctcattccagaaaaaaaattgagatgctTAATCTCACAGTTGAGAGGTTGGACGGCTCTCAATTAAAGGACTAGTATGAGGGTACTGGAACTCCCACTCAAGCATtttgactccagagcccatgttTTTTTCCCACTATACTTGACAGTCTTCTGTTACAATATGACAATGAATCAAAAtacatggatttattttaaaagcacatcaTGGGCGCTCGGGGAGCCAAGGGCTTTGGTGCAGACATGGCCAAGTCCAAGAACCACACCACCCATAACCAGTCACGAAAATGGCACAGAAATGGCATCAAGAAACCCCGGTCACAAAGATACGAATCTCTTAAGGGGGTAGACCCCAAGTTCCTGAGGAACATGTGCTTTGCCAAGAAGCACAACAAGAAGGGCCTGAAGAAGATGCAGGCCAACAATGCCAAGGCCATGACTGCGTGTGCTGAGGCTATCAAGGCCCTTGTCAAGCCCAAGAAGGTTAAGCCCAAGATCCCAGAGGGCGGCAGCCACAAGCTCAATCAGCTTGCCTACATCGCTCCTCCCAACCTCGGGAAATGTGCTCGTGCCCGCATTGCCAAAGGTCTTAGGCTCTGCTGGCcaaaggccaaggccaaggctcAAACCAAGGCC
The Vulpes lagopus strain Blue_001 chromosome 10, ASM1834538v1, whole genome shotgun sequence genome window above contains:
- the LOC121500922 gene encoding 60S ribosomal protein L29-like codes for the protein MAKSKNHTTHNQSRKWHRNGIKKPRSQRYESLKGVDPKFLRNMCFAKKHNKKGLKKMQANNAKAMTACAEAIKALVKPKKVKPKIPEGGSHKLNQLAYIAPPNLGKCARARIAKGLRLCWPKAKAKAQTKAQAAAATPGPAPASIPATQSPKGAQAPTKAPV